One segment of Pantoea sp. Lij88 DNA contains the following:
- a CDS encoding cold-shock protein, producing the protein MKITFKCPHCNGSQFRTSHFDVTRANPHGAKCIFCKSAVIQVNLARIAIQSQPRAL; encoded by the coding sequence CTGAAAATTACTTTTAAATGTCCTCACTGTAATGGCTCACAGTTTCGTACATCACATTTTGATGTTACAAGAGCCAACCCGCATGGAGCGAAATGCATTTTCTGCAAATCTGCTGTGATTCAGGTGAATCTGGCAAGGATTGCAATTCAGAGCCAGCCTCGCGCTCTCTGA
- a CDS encoding cold-shock protein yields the protein MSNKIRGTVKWFNAEKGFGFISPADGSKDVFVHFSAIQGTDFRSLDEGQQVEFTVENGAKGPAAANVVGL from the coding sequence ATGTCTAACAAAATTCGCGGTACCGTTAAATGGTTTAACGCAGAGAAAGGCTTCGGTTTCATTTCTCCTGCAGACGGCAGCAAAGATGTATTCGTACATTTCTCTGCAATCCAGGGCACCGATTTCCGTTCATTAGATGAAGGTCAGCAAGTTGAATTCACAGTAGAAAATGGCGCCAAAGGCCCAGCTGCTGCGAACGTTGTTGGTCTCTAA
- a CDS encoding glycosyl hydrolase family 28-related protein produces the protein MIEVNSFAELRTTVPPKSGEVAILKRYYDKDSGFRGGANFVGFISTTTLKDDGGTVAVGNGFYWKRTINDPAEVNVLHFGAKGDGVTDDTDAFKRMLAWTQTYNTYAKAMPVRFPGGRFLISPIDLTDTELPFFGIAGDDIELGSSPRTTIVSDKSANTVFKVNARKIVIKGICWHGQANAGTVDTTQKVTVTPEQCSNVQPFFENTIVGGQIVNIFCFKAQSTGGTVFKLQDTLDSKFDQIYSSSTYSRVFDVGWSNTPKGNWDHSTAIELCNANFQSGYGDATLYMPRVTQGVMRNVWIEHTTNPGDLSDGGWNIETLNIEDCATPLNLNNARVVMRHINLQAGAKITNDVAGNKWLSTFEYGYRRDENYGTFMTGSLRAGYYSGYKVVNNTATDNWYRLGQLYFPAPNQQWVMELIGKADATTPSGTAGSPVNMPATGKTLINLQRLETVWADAYHMGQPSVLDIRYGRVGTTYAVIWVKLKANSGETMFNLKTTGPTRFDTGSCSLFQADMSVVTDITNISNLKPAARFGMHNGLAGIGANEKGVVTLATAAGTPTNKTAPTGFVLININGVDRKVPYYD, from the coding sequence ATGATTGAAGTTAACTCTTTTGCTGAGCTGCGTACCACTGTCCCACCAAAATCAGGTGAGGTCGCGATCCTTAAACGCTATTACGACAAAGATTCCGGCTTCCGTGGCGGCGCTAACTTTGTCGGTTTTATCAGCACCACCACGCTGAAGGATGATGGCGGTACGGTGGCGGTGGGCAACGGTTTCTACTGGAAGCGCACCATTAACGATCCTGCCGAAGTGAATGTCCTGCACTTTGGCGCGAAAGGGGATGGCGTGACCGATGATACGGATGCCTTTAAGCGGATGCTGGCATGGACGCAGACCTACAACACCTATGCGAAAGCGATGCCGGTGCGTTTTCCGGGTGGCCGCTTCCTGATTTCACCCATCGATCTCACCGATACGGAGTTGCCGTTCTTTGGTATCGCAGGGGATGATATCGAGCTCGGATCGTCACCGCGCACCACCATTGTCTCTGACAAAAGCGCCAATACGGTGTTTAAAGTTAATGCGCGCAAAATCGTCATTAAAGGCATCTGCTGGCACGGACAGGCTAACGCCGGGACTGTCGATACCACGCAAAAAGTGACCGTCACGCCTGAACAGTGCAGCAACGTTCAGCCGTTCTTTGAAAATACGATTGTTGGCGGCCAGATCGTCAATATCTTCTGTTTCAAAGCGCAAAGTACCGGGGGCACGGTCTTTAAGCTGCAGGATACGCTCGACAGTAAATTCGATCAGATCTACAGCTCCAGCACCTATTCCCGCGTATTTGATGTTGGCTGGTCAAACACACCGAAGGGGAACTGGGACCACTCAACCGCCATTGAGTTGTGTAATGCCAACTTCCAGTCGGGCTATGGCGACGCCACGCTCTACATGCCGCGCGTTACACAGGGGGTCATGCGCAACGTCTGGATTGAACACACCACTAACCCGGGTGATCTGTCGGACGGCGGCTGGAACATTGAAACGCTCAACATTGAAGATTGCGCCACGCCGCTCAATCTCAACAATGCCCGCGTGGTGATGCGTCATATCAACCTGCAGGCGGGGGCGAAAATCACCAATGATGTGGCCGGAAACAAATGGTTATCGACCTTTGAATATGGCTATCGTCGGGATGAGAACTACGGCACGTTCATGACCGGTTCGCTGCGGGCTGGCTATTACAGCGGCTATAAAGTGGTGAACAACACCGCGACCGATAACTGGTATCGGTTGGGGCAGCTCTATTTCCCGGCGCCTAACCAGCAGTGGGTGATGGAGTTGATCGGTAAAGCGGATGCCACCACGCCGTCCGGCACCGCCGGTTCACCGGTCAATATGCCAGCGACCGGTAAAACGCTGATCAACCTGCAGCGACTGGAGACGGTCTGGGCCGATGCTTACCACATGGGGCAGCCTTCCGTGCTGGACATCCGTTATGGCCGGGTAGGGACCACCTATGCCGTCATCTGGGTCAAGCTGAAAGCCAACAGCGGCGAGACCATGTTCAACCTGAAGACAACCGGCCCGACCCGCTTCGATACCGGTTCCTGTTCGCTGTTCCAGGCTGATATGTCAGTGGTGACGGACATCACTAATATCAGCAACCTCAAACCCGCTGCACGTTTCGGCATGCACAATGGACTGGCGGGTATCGGTGCTAACGAGAAAGGGGTGGTGACGCTCGCGACTGCTGCGGGCACACCGACCAACAAGACCGCTCCGACCGGCTTTGTGCTGATCAATATCAACGGCGTGGACCGCAAGGTCCCTTACTACGATTGA